In Nitrospirota bacterium, the genomic window GCTCCTGTTCCTCTATGCCCCGTATATCCACCTCCAACTGCTTGATCTCATCAGAGACCCCTTTCATCTGCTCTAAATACTGGTCAGCGGACTTTCCTTCCCGCTTCAATTTCCCAATCTCGTCAGATGCCTTATTTCTCTGGAATCTAAGGTCTTCGACCCGTTTGAGGATGGACTTTCTCTCTTCATCAAGCTTTAAAAGGGATGCGAGATCTATAGCCTCACCCCGTTTTCTAAAGCCTTCCTGAACCTTTAAAGGATTTTCTTTTATCAGTCTTATATCTAACATTTTCTATTGCCTGAAACAGACGTATACTCTAACATTCACACATGAAATAGTCAACGCGCGGATAAACGGGGTCAGGAGTCTACGAAGAGGCTGCATGCAATAGTTTCTCAGGAGTAACCTTCTTAAAGTCCTCAACATTCAAGGTTATGAGCTGATCTGCCCCTGCTTTAATTGCAGACTGGGCTATCAATGCGTCATAGATAGTGCCGCCTGATATCTGTTGGCTGGAAAGTCTTTGTATAACTGATACGTAATCAGATTTTGACAGGGGAACAACCTCGAATATTCCTAAGAGGTTTTCCTTTATAAGTTTCCATGCAGCCGCAGGGCCTATACGCGGTTGAACAGGTAGAGATGTTAGAACGGCGTATATCTCCGCAAGGCTATGAGCGGCTATTATTCCATGGAATTTTCTTTGTCTGGCGTCACGGAGATATCTGAATGCCTTTGTATGTTCCGGATGAGAGGTAACCATAGCTGCCACAAGAATGGATGTGTCCATGAGGACTTTTCTCATTCAGCAACCCCACTAAGCTTTTTAAGCCTCTGAAGACGGGCTTTCTTCTCAAAACCTTCTATTTGTTCTATGGCATCACACTTGGCAACCATTACGCCTTCTTTATTTACAAGAATAGATTCCTCTGTTACCGGA contains:
- a CDS encoding AbrB/MazE/SpoVT family DNA-binding domain-containing protein, with amino-acid sequence MKKLSYKTTLDKFGRVLIPKKIRVNLGLTPGCDLKIEEHDTEIALYPVTEESILVNKEGVMVAKCDAIEQIEGFEKKARLQRLKKLSGVAE
- a CDS encoding PIN domain-containing protein, producing MRKVLMDTSILVAAMVTSHPEHTKAFRYLRDARQRKFHGIIAAHSLAEIYAVLTSLPVQPRIGPAAAWKLIKENLLGIFEVVPLSKSDYVSVIQRLSSQQISGGTIYDALIAQSAIKAGADQLITLNVEDFKKVTPEKLLHAASS